The proteins below are encoded in one region of Bacteroides uniformis:
- a CDS encoding restriction endonuclease subunit S, whose translation MSQFIEMFGNPVTNTKGWKTAKIKDVAPEMPSKEQLSGKIWLLNLDMIESNTGRIIEKVYEDVENALSVQSFDEGNVLFSKLRPYLNKVVIPDEPGMATTELVPLRPEPSKLHKVFLSHLLRGNQFVNYANDIAGGTKMPRMPLTELRNFDCILPPMDKQLEFVFIAEQVDKSKFGDFKSQFIEMFGNPLSLNQKNELKRLGECCILNPRRPNIALCDTDKVSFIPMPAVSEDGYLVDMTDEEYGKVKKGFTYFENNDVLFAKITPCMENGKGAIVHGLTNGIGMGSTEFHVLRPINGISSPYWLLALTRMPIFRERAAKNMSGTGGQKRVSASYLDHFMVGLPAMEEQRRFEAIYRQADKSKSVIQKALVYLNDIQSDELGKIA comes from the coding sequence ATGTCGCAATTTATCGAGATGTTTGGTAATCCTGTTACGAATACAAAAGGTTGGAAGACTGCTAAGATTAAAGATGTCGCCCCGGAAATGCCTTCTAAAGAGCAACTATCTGGCAAAATCTGGCTATTGAATCTTGATATGATAGAATCAAATACTGGTAGGATAATAGAGAAGGTCTATGAAGATGTTGAGAATGCTTTATCTGTTCAATCCTTTGATGAAGGGAATGTACTATTCTCAAAATTAAGGCCTTATTTAAACAAGGTTGTGATACCAGATGAGCCTGGAATGGCAACGACAGAACTGGTTCCATTACGTCCAGAGCCTAGTAAATTGCATAAAGTATTTTTGAGTCATCTGTTGCGGGGTAATCAGTTCGTTAATTATGCAAATGATATAGCTGGAGGTACTAAAATGCCACGAATGCCGCTCACTGAGTTAAGAAACTTTGATTGTATCTTACCGCCAATGGACAAACAACTTGAATTCGTTTTCATAGCAGAACAGGTCGATAAATCAAAATTTGGCGACTTCAAATCGCAATTTATCGAGATGTTTGGGAATCCTCTTTCTTTAAATCAGAAGAATGAGTTGAAAAGATTAGGAGAATGTTGTATTCTAAATCCAAGACGTCCTAACATTGCTCTTTGCGACACCGATAAAGTCTCTTTTATTCCTATGCCGGCGGTAAGTGAGGATGGATATTTGGTAGATATGACTGACGAAGAATATGGAAAAGTAAAAAAAGGCTTTACATATTTTGAGAATAATGATGTCTTGTTTGCCAAAATTACACCTTGTATGGAGAATGGCAAAGGAGCTATTGTACATGGACTTACAAATGGTATAGGAATGGGATCTACAGAATTTCATGTATTGCGGCCAATTAACGGAATATCTAGTCCCTATTGGCTGTTAGCATTAACACGAATGCCTATATTTCGTGAGCGTGCTGCAAAAAATATGTCTGGAACAGGCGGGCAGAAAAGAGTTAGTGCTTCATATCTGGACCATTTTATGGTTGGATTGCCTGCGATGGAGGAACAAAGGCGTTTTGAAGCAATATATAGACAAGCCGACAAATCAAAATCTGTCATTCAAAAAGCTTTAGTATATTTGAATGACATACAGAGTGACGAATTAGGGAAAATCGCTTAA
- a CDS encoding plasmid mobilization protein encodes MKEDIENTSNSSKETRNVFIGAKVTPTQKEYIKSMATQCGMTISDYLLSCAYNFKPKVRLTKEEAALLQNLDDCRADLVKYTSALHGMSTKQRMAMFNQIPFMVNWLKELGNVAESVCQFLNTVKEKNKIPSNLKSEEE; translated from the coding sequence ATGAAAGAAGATATTGAAAATACATCGAACTCCTCTAAAGAAACCAGAAACGTCTTCATCGGAGCGAAAGTCACTCCTACTCAAAAGGAGTATATAAAATCAATGGCTACCCAATGCGGTATGACCATAAGTGATTACCTATTGTCGTGTGCCTATAACTTCAAGCCCAAAGTGAGACTTACGAAAGAAGAAGCAGCCCTGTTGCAGAATCTGGACGATTGTCGGGCAGACCTCGTAAAATACACCTCCGCCCTACACGGAATGTCCACAAAGCAGCGCATGGCAATGTTCAATCAGATTCCGTTCATGGTCAACTGGCTCAAGGAACTTGGCAATGTAGCCGAAAGTGTCTGCCAGTTCCTGAATACTGTAAAAGAGAAGAACAAAATTCCGTCCAACCTTAAATCCGAAGAAGAATGA
- the xerA gene encoding site-specific tyrosine recombinase/integron integrase has product MIENLINDIEQAMLGVLNNEQMSQLRKVLDYAFRDINVSSKNNEECSGNSELIDSFLSAKRVEGCSDKSMHYYRSTLNNAIRKIEKNIRHITTDDLRNYLNDYQQTSGATKVTVDNIRRILSSFFSWLEDEDYIVKSPVRRIHKVKVGKTVKETYSDEALEQMRDHCEGIRDLALIDLLASTGMRVGELVKLNRNDIDFENRECIVTGKGDKQRRVYFDARTKIHLQRYLAERIDDNPALFVSLLAPYDRLQISGVEIRLRRLGRELNIPKVHPHKFRRTLATMAIDKGMPIEQVQHLLGHQSLDTTLQYAMVNQTNVKMSHRKFIG; this is encoded by the coding sequence ATGATAGAGAATCTGATTAATGACATAGAGCAGGCTATGCTGGGAGTTTTAAACAATGAGCAAATGAGTCAATTACGAAAGGTGCTAGATTATGCCTTTCGTGATATCAACGTGTCGTCTAAGAACAATGAAGAGTGCAGTGGTAATAGTGAATTAATAGATAGTTTTTTGTCGGCTAAACGAGTCGAAGGTTGTTCGGATAAGTCGATGCACTATTATCGAAGTACATTAAATAATGCTATCAGGAAAATAGAAAAAAATATTCGCCATATCACTACTGATGACTTGCGTAATTACTTAAATGATTATCAGCAGACAAGCGGTGCTACAAAGGTTACGGTAGACAATATACGTCGCATTTTGTCAAGTTTCTTTTCATGGCTTGAGGATGAGGATTATATTGTGAAGAGTCCGGTACGTCGGATTCATAAAGTAAAAGTCGGAAAAACAGTCAAAGAAACATACTCCGATGAAGCGTTAGAACAAATGCGTGACCATTGCGAAGGTATTCGCGATTTAGCCTTGATTGATTTGTTGGCCTCTACTGGTATGCGTGTCGGGGAGTTGGTCAAACTCAATCGGAACGATATAGACTTTGAAAACCGGGAATGCATCGTTACCGGTAAAGGAGATAAGCAACGTCGAGTTTATTTCGATGCTCGTACAAAGATACATTTACAACGTTATTTGGCAGAACGGATAGATGACAATCCTGCCCTGTTTGTTTCATTATTAGCACCTTACGATCGCTTACAGATAAGTGGTGTGGAAATACGTTTACGTCGTTTGGGGCGTGAATTGAATATTCCTAAGGTGCATCCTCATAAATTTCGCCGTACGTTGGCGACAATGGCGATAGATAAAGGTATGCCTATAGAGCAGGTCCAGCATCTCTTAGGGCATCAAAGTCTTGATACAACATTGCAATATGCTATGGTGAATCAGACAAATGTAAAAATGTCTCACCGTAAATTTATTGGTTAG
- a CDS encoding helix-turn-helix domain-containing protein, translating into MEKDQLTFNDLPTVVGELCDRIASMENLLTEKLSKQYETKENTHVPMTVQEACNYLKMPLSTFYYKVKKDDIPVIKQGKHLYIYRDELDRWLESSRKTPAPQSFEEENESMLASHRRKPNPKNW; encoded by the coding sequence ATGGAAAAAGACCAACTGACATTCAACGACCTGCCGACTGTGGTGGGCGAACTATGCGACAGAATCGCAAGTATGGAAAATCTGCTAACGGAGAAACTTTCCAAGCAGTACGAAACCAAAGAGAACACGCACGTTCCCATGACCGTACAGGAGGCTTGCAACTATCTTAAAATGCCGTTGTCAACCTTTTATTACAAGGTCAAAAAGGATGATATTCCGGTTATAAAACAAGGAAAACATCTCTACATCTATCGTGATGAACTGGATAGATGGCTGGAATCTTCCCGAAAGACTCCGGCTCCGCAAAGTTTTGAGGAAGAGAATGAGTCCATGCTCGCATCCCATCGTCGTAAACCGAACCCGAAAAACTGGTAA
- a CDS encoding restriction endonuclease subunit S, with protein MSRVKFGDVVKDVKINIDRLNNPYEYYVAGDHMDSEDLTIHRKGCFTTDDVGPAFIRVFKPGQILYGSRRTYLKKIAVADFEGVCANTTFVFETKDPHAFEQRLLPFIMLSKDFTTWSIAKSKGSTNPYVLFSDLADFEFELPPLEEQKVLVDKLWAAYRLKEAYKKLLVATDEMVKSQFIEMYYNTHNKQTLESVCPIMNKGITPKYVESSSVLVINQACIHWDGQRLGNIKYHNEEIPVRKRILESGDVLLNATGNGTLGRCCVFICPSDNNTYINDGHVIALSTDRAVILPEVLNTYLSLNDTQAEIYRQYVTGSTNQVDIVFSDIKKMKVPVPSMDEQILFVEVLTQADKSKFELKQCIENIDKVIKSLING; from the coding sequence ATGAGTAGGGTAAAGTTTGGAGATGTCGTTAAAGATGTGAAGATAAATATAGATCGTCTAAATAATCCGTATGAATACTATGTTGCAGGCGATCATATGGATTCGGAGGATTTAACCATACATAGGAAAGGATGTTTTACAACAGATGATGTTGGACCTGCTTTTATTCGTGTATTTAAACCAGGTCAGATTTTGTATGGTTCAAGAAGAACATATCTAAAGAAAATAGCAGTTGCTGATTTTGAAGGAGTATGTGCTAATACTACTTTTGTTTTTGAAACGAAAGATCCTCATGCATTTGAGCAACGTTTGTTGCCGTTCATTATGCTATCAAAGGATTTTACGACTTGGTCGATAGCTAAATCAAAAGGTTCTACAAATCCTTATGTGTTATTTTCTGATTTGGCTGATTTTGAGTTTGAATTACCTCCATTAGAGGAACAAAAAGTTCTTGTTGATAAATTATGGGCAGCCTATCGATTGAAGGAGGCTTATAAGAAACTACTTGTTGCCACTGATGAAATGGTGAAATCGCAATTTATCGAGATGTATTATAATACTCATAATAAGCAAACCCTTGAATCGGTTTGTCCAATCATGAATAAGGGGATAACGCCAAAATATGTTGAATCTTCTTCTGTCTTAGTGATTAATCAAGCATGTATCCATTGGGATGGTCAACGTTTGGGTAATATAAAATACCACAACGAGGAAATCCCAGTTAGGAAGAGAATACTTGAATCAGGAGATGTTCTCTTGAATGCAACTGGAAATGGTACTCTTGGACGATGTTGTGTATTTATTTGTCCTTCAGACAATAATACCTACATAAATGATGGACATGTGATTGCCTTGTCAACAGATAGAGCAGTGATTCTTCCAGAAGTGCTTAATACATACCTTTCTTTAAATGATACGCAAGCAGAAATATACAGGCAATATGTAACTGGTTCTACAAATCAAGTTGATATCGTATTCTCAGATATCAAGAAAATGAAAGTTCCTGTTCCTAGTATGGATGAACAAATCTTGTTTGTTGAGGTCCTCACACAAGCCGATAAATCAAAATTTGAGTTGAAGCAGTGTATTGAAAATATCGATAAAGTCATAAAGAGTTTAATAAACGGATAG
- a CDS encoding AAA family ATPase translates to MEKTDNTTPSCEELAVYMEDSIVSVTNTYEQSPVVLMVDDAVIGTLGNFSASIGKAKSKKTFNVSAIVASALRNSTVLHYRSTFPDNKRNILYIDTEQGRHHCQQILKRILRLAELPEDKKPDNLLMLALRKFSPKLRLAIVEQAIGTIPDLGLVIIDGIRDFLYDINSPGESTDIISKFMQWTDDRQIHIHTVLHQNKNDEHARGHIGTELNNKAETIMQIEVDKEDKTISVVEAVHIRDREFEPFAFRINEEAIPEPVESYLPKEKKTGRPTKGPFDPDKEIPKNVHRPALNAVFANGNINNYDDYIERLQEGYGLQGIKLGYNKAVKVATLLSDKQMVIKEGKDYAFNPEYHY, encoded by the coding sequence ATGGAGAAGACGGACAATACGACTCCTTCATGTGAAGAATTGGCGGTTTACATGGAAGATTCAATCGTGAGCGTGACGAATACCTACGAGCAGTCGCCAGTGGTGCTGATGGTAGACGATGCTGTTATCGGTACATTAGGAAACTTCAGTGCGTCCATCGGAAAAGCCAAAAGCAAGAAAACCTTTAACGTATCGGCCATAGTCGCATCGGCATTGAGAAACAGCACCGTTCTTCATTATCGGTCCACTTTTCCCGATAATAAGCGAAATATTCTGTACATCGACACGGAGCAAGGACGACATCATTGCCAGCAGATATTGAAACGAATCCTACGTTTAGCTGAATTGCCGGAAGACAAGAAACCGGATAATCTGCTCATGCTGGCTCTACGCAAGTTCTCCCCTAAACTACGTCTGGCGATAGTCGAACAGGCCATTGGCACAATACCGGATTTGGGATTGGTCATCATAGATGGCATTCGTGATTTCCTGTATGACATCAATTCTCCCGGTGAATCTACCGATATCATCTCCAAATTCATGCAGTGGACGGACGACAGACAGATTCACATCCATACCGTACTGCATCAGAACAAGAATGACGAACATGCTCGTGGTCACATCGGCACTGAACTCAACAATAAAGCGGAAACCATTATGCAGATCGAGGTGGATAAAGAGGACAAGACCATAAGCGTGGTCGAAGCCGTGCATATCCGCGACCGTGAGTTTGAACCTTTCGCTTTCCGCATAAACGAGGAAGCCATACCCGAACCGGTAGAGTCCTATCTGCCAAAAGAGAAGAAGACCGGACGACCAACCAAAGGACCGTTCGATCCGGACAAGGAGATTCCAAAGAATGTACATCGTCCAGCATTGAATGCCGTTTTTGCCAATGGCAACATCAACAATTACGATGATTATATAGAACGCTTGCAAGAGGGTTACGGATTACAGGGTATAAAACTCGGTTATAACAAGGCGGTAAAGGTCGCAACATTGCTCAGTGACAAACAAATGGTTATAAAAGAAGGGAAAGATTATGCCTTCAATCCAGAATACCATTATTGA
- a CDS encoding type I restriction endonuclease subunit R translates to MFNEDNTVEQMLIEAATQSSWQYVKSQDIPRSSDSVLVESWLLEALVRLNPITRQQAEQVIYKLRAAITCGGNYDELVTANDRFRTLLFNENTEPFGKDGEYIPIRFFSEDAVEDYCVVTNQWEFPRSSVEGGKRLDLVYLINGIPVCVGEAKSPVRPQITWADGAIDMLHYEKSIPEMFVPNILTFATEGKELQYAGICAPVDKWGPWFNDESRQHGTIESVKSNVMGLVQPNRLLDIYRYYSVFTGTSSGKKIKIVCRYQQYIGGEAIVQRVLNTYREKQGPKKGLIWHFQGSGKSWLMVFAAQKLRLQNELHAPTVVIVDDRIDLEDQITGDFTRADIPNIESAKTKDELVAFFKQDQRKILITTIFKFGDVDSVLNERDNIILLVDEAHRTQEKDLGQKMRNALPNAFFFGLTGTPINKRDKNTFQSFGADEDLEKGGYISKYTFQNSVEDGATLELNFQTVPVEMHLNETQLQEEFDELTDQISEDEKNELVKRTSVEAFFTAEKRINDVARYIVNHFKEYVEPTGMKAQVVVYNRDCCVKYKKAIDALLGSEDATTIVMHTAGDKADEYKAYRRDREQERKLLDQFRDPLSPIKMVIVTSKLLTGFDAPILQCMYLDKPMKDHTLLQAICRTNRKYNVDKKCGLIVDFVGVFDNVAKSLAFDEETVKTVVKNIDEIKVLIPQFLQECIDFFPGVDRTIGGWEGLQAAQQCLLDESTKTNFAKHFSRLAKAWETVSPDAMLAAYQADYTWLAQVYQSVRPVSTGGSLIWTLLGAKTIEIIHRNIDTIDIGTPLEDLVVDGDVIDMVLEQAKDNPKKILEVEKMLRLRLGEHHGDPNYKAFAEKLDELRRHMEENLITSIDFLRGLLTLAKEVLEEEKNSNQPLDKREQAKAALTELFESIRTEDTPIIVERVVADIDENVVAIVRKFKDAFKSITAQREIKKKLRSILWVNYQIKDQEVFDKAYQYIEMYY, encoded by the coding sequence ATGTTTAACGAAGACAATACAGTGGAGCAAATGCTCATAGAAGCTGCAACCCAAAGTAGTTGGCAGTATGTAAAGTCACAGGATATACCTCGTAGTTCTGATTCTGTCCTTGTTGAATCATGGCTATTGGAAGCTCTTGTCAGGTTAAATCCAATAACACGTCAACAAGCGGAGCAAGTTATTTATAAACTCCGTGCTGCTATTACTTGTGGAGGTAATTATGATGAATTGGTGACTGCCAATGACCGTTTTCGTACATTATTATTTAATGAAAACACAGAGCCTTTTGGAAAGGATGGTGAATATATACCTATCAGATTCTTTAGCGAAGATGCGGTCGAAGATTATTGTGTAGTGACCAATCAATGGGAGTTTCCACGTAGTTCTGTTGAAGGAGGTAAACGTTTGGATTTGGTTTATCTGATAAATGGAATTCCGGTTTGTGTTGGTGAAGCAAAATCTCCTGTTCGCCCTCAGATAACATGGGCTGACGGAGCCATTGATATGCTGCATTACGAAAAGAGCATTCCAGAAATGTTTGTTCCGAATATATTAACCTTTGCTACAGAAGGTAAAGAACTTCAATATGCCGGCATCTGTGCCCCTGTTGACAAATGGGGACCTTGGTTTAATGATGAAAGTCGTCAGCATGGTACAATAGAGTCGGTTAAAAGTAACGTAATGGGGTTGGTTCAACCAAACCGACTGCTTGATATATATCGTTACTATAGTGTTTTTACAGGAACATCATCAGGCAAAAAAATAAAAATAGTTTGCCGTTATCAACAATATATAGGTGGTGAAGCTATTGTTCAGCGTGTCTTAAATACATATCGAGAGAAACAAGGTCCGAAGAAAGGTCTTATTTGGCATTTCCAAGGTTCGGGAAAATCATGGTTGATGGTATTTGCTGCCCAAAAATTACGTTTGCAGAACGAATTACATGCTCCCACAGTTGTTATCGTTGATGACCGTATTGATTTGGAAGATCAGATAACGGGCGATTTTACTCGTGCTGATATTCCTAATATAGAATCTGCAAAGACAAAAGATGAGTTAGTTGCATTTTTCAAGCAGGATCAGCGCAAGATTCTGATAACGACAATTTTCAAGTTCGGAGATGTTGATAGTGTACTGAATGAAAGAGATAATATCATTTTATTGGTAGATGAAGCACACCGAACTCAGGAAAAGGATTTAGGACAAAAAATGCGCAATGCATTACCTAATGCATTTTTCTTTGGCCTTACCGGAACGCCTATCAATAAACGAGATAAGAATACTTTTCAATCTTTTGGAGCTGATGAGGATTTAGAGAAAGGTGGATATATTTCAAAATATACTTTCCAAAATTCTGTTGAAGATGGAGCTACGCTTGAATTGAATTTCCAAACAGTGCCGGTAGAGATGCATCTTAACGAAACTCAATTACAAGAAGAATTTGATGAACTGACCGATCAAATATCCGAGGACGAAAAGAACGAATTAGTAAAACGAACTTCTGTTGAAGCATTTTTTACAGCAGAGAAGCGAATTAACGATGTCGCACGTTATATTGTAAATCACTTCAAAGAGTATGTAGAGCCCACTGGAATGAAAGCTCAAGTCGTGGTATATAACCGAGACTGCTGTGTGAAATATAAGAAAGCGATTGATGCTCTTTTGGGTTCGGAAGATGCAACCACTATCGTTATGCATACGGCTGGCGATAAAGCTGATGAGTATAAAGCATACCGTCGTGATAGAGAACAAGAAAGAAAACTTCTTGACCAATTCCGTGATCCATTGTCACCGATTAAAATGGTGATTGTCACTTCAAAGCTGTTGACAGGTTTTGATGCTCCAATTTTGCAATGTATGTATCTTGATAAACCAATGAAGGATCATACGTTGTTACAAGCTATTTGCCGTACGAATAGAAAGTACAATGTTGATAAGAAATGTGGTCTGATTGTAGATTTCGTTGGTGTATTTGATAATGTAGCCAAAAGCCTTGCTTTTGATGAGGAGACGGTAAAAACGGTTGTAAAGAATATTGATGAGATAAAAGTGTTGATACCTCAATTTTTGCAAGAGTGTATTGACTTTTTCCCTGGTGTAGACCGGACAATCGGTGGTTGGGAAGGTTTGCAAGCTGCCCAGCAATGTTTACTTGATGAGTCTACAAAAACGAATTTTGCAAAACATTTTTCACGATTGGCTAAAGCTTGGGAAACAGTAAGCCCGGATGCAATGCTGGCTGCTTATCAGGCGGATTATACTTGGCTGGCTCAGGTATATCAAAGTGTACGTCCTGTTAGTACCGGAGGATCACTCATATGGACTTTATTGGGTGCTAAAACCATTGAAATCATTCATCGTAACATTGATACAATTGATATTGGGACTCCACTTGAGGATCTTGTGGTAGATGGAGATGTAATTGATATGGTGTTGGAGCAAGCCAAAGACAATCCTAAAAAGATATTGGAAGTGGAAAAAATGCTTCGTTTGAGGTTAGGAGAGCATCATGGAGACCCCAATTACAAGGCATTTGCTGAGAAGTTGGATGAACTGCGCCGTCATATGGAGGAAAATCTTATAACTAGTATTGATTTCCTCCGAGGATTGCTCACCCTTGCTAAAGAAGTGCTTGAGGAAGAAAAAAACTCAAATCAACCTCTTGACAAGAGGGAACAAGCTAAAGCTGCTCTTACGGAGTTGTTTGAATCAATTAGAACTGAGGATACTCCTATCATTGTAGAACGTGTAGTTGCTGATATAGATGAAAATGTGGTAGCTATTGTACGTAAGTTTAAAGATGCTTTTAAAAGCATTACAGCTCAGCGAGAGATAAAAAAGAAACTACGTTCTATTCTGTGGGTTAACTACCAGATTAAAGATCAAGAAGTTTTTGATAAGGCTTATCAGTATATTGAGATGTATTATTAA
- a CDS encoding GmrSD restriction endonuclease domain-containing protein has translation MAVESHDKKLDDLLKMVEEGKAQLPDFQRSWVWDDTKICKLIESITSGFPMGAAMFLANGGEHIRFKYRTFEGVDSISEVTPEWLVLDGQQRLTTLYQVLKSKKATNTRLETNRDTIIKRYYYLDIRKCLDSTADRLEAIISVSEKKQLTTNIGRDVTLDLSTREKEFENLMFPLNITFSHNDTEDWHYDMEDYYKGDREYRNLFRDFSQQILRPILEYNIPIIQLDKETPKEAVCQIFENVNTGGVPLTVFELVTATFAAEGHELRKDWETIRHIFAQKVNGELLKEITGANFLAAMTLLVSYYKRVVSGDDERVAVTCKKKDILRLELKDYLKYHDALIKGFCDAADFLVHQGIFRSRDLPYSSQLIPLAAIFAYDNENKKMLHLGSKQELLSRWYWCGVMGELYGGANEARFATDIMGVFRWMEGGEMPETVYRSNIQPTRLLTMQTRNSAAYKGVMALILQDSPLDFMTGHRMDIASYIDEDADIHHIFPQTYCEKNNLPRIKWNSVINKTPIYASSNRSIGGHAPSTYIGTMANKGLKQVEIQEAIESHKVSYAHLALDDFNAYFIDRAKQLLDRIEQATGKSVSGRDSEETIREFGVALI, from the coding sequence ATGGCTGTTGAATCACACGATAAGAAACTTGATGACCTTCTAAAAATGGTTGAAGAAGGTAAGGCTCAATTACCCGACTTTCAACGTAGTTGGGTTTGGGATGACACGAAGATATGTAAACTAATAGAAAGTATCACATCTGGCTTCCCAATGGGTGCAGCGATGTTTTTGGCTAATGGTGGTGAGCATATCCGTTTTAAGTATCGCACATTTGAAGGTGTGGATTCTATATCAGAAGTTACACCTGAGTGGCTTGTGCTCGATGGACAACAGCGACTCACAACCTTATATCAGGTCTTGAAAAGTAAGAAAGCAACTAATACTCGATTAGAGACCAATCGAGATACAATTATCAAACGCTATTATTATCTAGATATTCGTAAATGTCTAGACTCTACTGCGGACAGATTGGAAGCAATCATATCTGTATCAGAGAAGAAACAGCTTACAACAAATATTGGTCGTGATGTAACGCTGGACTTATCCACAAGAGAGAAAGAATTTGAGAACCTGATGTTTCCCTTGAATATTACGTTTTCTCATAATGATACGGAAGATTGGCATTATGATATGGAAGACTATTACAAAGGTGATAGAGAGTATAGAAATTTATTCCGTGATTTCTCACAGCAGATTCTTCGCCCAATTTTAGAGTATAACATACCTATAATTCAGCTTGATAAAGAAACCCCGAAAGAAGCTGTCTGCCAGATTTTTGAGAATGTAAACACTGGTGGTGTACCTCTTACGGTTTTCGAACTCGTCACAGCTACATTTGCTGCTGAAGGACATGAATTGAGAAAAGATTGGGAGACCATTCGTCATATTTTTGCTCAAAAAGTAAATGGCGAGCTATTGAAAGAAATCACTGGCGCTAATTTTTTGGCAGCAATGACTCTGTTGGTATCATATTATAAAAGAGTGGTTTCAGGTGATGATGAGCGTGTGGCTGTAACATGTAAGAAAAAAGACATTCTTAGGCTTGAATTGAAAGATTATTTGAAGTATCATGACGCTTTGATTAAAGGTTTCTGTGATGCAGCTGATTTCTTAGTACATCAGGGGATTTTCCGTTCCAGAGATCTTCCATATTCGTCACAACTTATTCCACTTGCTGCAATCTTTGCATACGACAACGAAAATAAAAAAATGTTGCATCTTGGAAGCAAACAGGAATTATTGTCTCGTTGGTATTGGTGTGGCGTAATGGGTGAACTATATGGGGGTGCCAATGAAGCTAGATTTGCAACTGATATAATGGGCGTATTCCGTTGGATGGAAGGTGGTGAAATGCCAGAGACTGTATATCGTTCCAATATACAACCAACTCGTTTATTGACCATGCAGACTAGGAATAGTGCAGCGTACAAAGGTGTTATGGCACTTATCTTACAAGATTCACCACTTGATTTTATGACAGGTCATCGTATGGATATAGCATCTTACATTGATGAAGATGCTGATATTCATCATATATTCCCTCAAACTTATTGCGAGAAAAATAACCTTCCACGTATAAAATGGAATTCTGTCATTAATAAGACTCCAATTTATGCATCTTCCAATCGTTCAATAGGAGGACATGCACCAAGTACCTATATTGGAACTATGGCAAATAAGGGATTAAAACAAGTTGAGATACAGGAAGCTATAGAGTCACATAAGGTAAGTTATGCTCATCTTGCATTAGATGATTTCAATGCTTATTTCATAGATCGAGCAAAACAATTGCTTGACAGAATAGAGCAAGCGACAGGCAAATCTGTCTCAGGAAGAGATAGCGAAGAAACAATCCGTGAATTTGGTGTTGCTTTAATATAG